The Methanococcus voltae PS genomic interval GTCTTACAGAGGTATATCAAACTTCAACGGTATTCTACATCCGAAGAATTCAATAACTTCATAAATAACAATAAAGAATTACTTGTTAATTTAGATGTATTATCAAGTAAAGAACATAGTATGCTTGTAAATCTTGAAAATAATAAGATAAAAGAAGCTCAAGAAGAACATAATAAATGGATAGTAATCTATTCAAAATGGGTAAATGAATCAATAGTTCAGTTAGAAGAATTAAATGAAAAAGAAAAAACTGAAGGGTTATCCGAACAAGAAAATATTCTTAAAAAGATACAGGTTGATATAATAGCAACATATGGAACTTCTGAGCAAATTAAGAAATATGTTTGCTAACTTTACTTTTTTAACTTTTATCCATAAGACTAAAATGTATTTTTATTTTATAGATATATTGTCCCATGTGCGATATTAATCTATTTTTTTTATACGTAGGACCACCCTATTTTACGAGGTCCTGCGCCCGAAAACGTAGGACCACATATATCGAAGGACTTCGATATATTGAAAATTCCCGAAATAGGACCCTAGTCCTGCAACCTGTCAATCAACTTTACAGGTCCTTACTAAGCTATGCCCATTATAGCCCTAACGGCGGATAGTTTACTTGGTGCCTTTTTGAGATTTTCTTTAAAAACTCTTTAAATTAAAAAATAAGTTCAATAAGCCCGTAGATGGATTTTAAAAAAATAAGCGTATAACGTACTTTAATAAAGCTATAAAACTATAAAATAACTACTTTTTTATAATAGATAAATTAAATAAAACAGATTTTAAAACTAAGCTTAAATAAAACTTCAATAAAAGAATACGCGGAGACCGCGATTTGAACGCGGGTTGAGCAGAGCTCAACGGGATTAGCAGAATATTAAAAAATGGGGAAATCGTAATATATAATCATATTCATAGTTATTATTACTTCTCCCAAAGAAGAATTTATTATTGTATGAAGGACTTACCTAGTGATTACACATACGTAATTATGTCTATTTTACTATTTTATATTGTCCTTTCATATACGATATTTTAAATAATATCTGGTGATTAGATGAAATTAAAAATATGTCCATTATGTGATGAAGTTTTTATAGATTATGGTCAAAGGGATTATTATGCAGCAGGCAAATTTCCCGTGATATATGATTCAGGATGTGGAACTTTGCTAAATGATGCAATTATGAACAATGCTCAATGTAGTTCTTTAAATACTGTTAAAAGTAAAGCAGGTACGCTTGCTAAGAAATATAAATTATCCGAAAGTAAGAAAAAACTATTTTTTAACGAAATAAAGAAAGTTAAACAAAAACATCCTCAATATCTTGATTATAAAGTCATAGAAATTGCCATCAATAAAGTTGCAGAGGGTTGTTATGATTACGGAACAAGTATCAAAGAATAGGGAGTTAAATGAAGAATTAGCAACCAAAGTACTATTTTTAAAAGAATTTATTATTTCTACAAAATTATCCAATAACTTAAAATTAAAATCTTATTCTGAAGTTATTGCAATTATTGCAAATATATTTTTTGAACTGAAGGAAGATATTCCTAAAACTAATAATAATATAAAATTAATGTCTTATTTTGAAAAATATTATTCTTCATGGTCTAAAAATATGAATGATTACTTTATTTTAATTGAATATCAAATTGGTGCATCTTCGTTTGTTGAAATTGTACCATATATTGAAAAAAGTAAAAGAATCACGGAATTACAAACAAGGTCACAAAAGAAAATTCACATATCTTGCGAATATACTGTACCAAATCCTAAATTATTAATTATGTTTTCAGAGCTATTATATGATACCGCTAAAGAAATCGGACTTATAAAGATTTCCCGTAAGTTAGTAGTACCAGCTCACTTTGAGGTGGAATAATGGCCGATTTAGATATGGTTGCAAACAACACTGTTTTTTTAATACTTCAATATTCTAGGGGTAATGATATCGAACTAAATATTAAAGCTCTCGAATTGGCAATTACAAGTTTATTGTACATTGTTCAAGAAAAAAAGAAGCGATTAAAAACAGAATACTCTGAATATTATATGCGATTAATGAATACGTCTGATGAACTTTACCAATTACACAATAAAATTGATAAAATAAATTTATCTACCAATTTTGATTTATATCATCGCTATCGTTCAGGTCAGGAAGTTCTTGGAACTGAAGATTATAAACTTTATAAAATAAAAATTAATAAATTAAATAAAATTAATAATCGATTATATTTTTTATTACTAAATATTGCTGATGAAGTTGCTTTTGAAAAACAATCATTTTTGGATGAACATTAAATTTATTTTTTCTTTTTTAAAAAAAACAAATCATCCAAGCAACTTTTTGCAATAATTTTTTTCGCATTTTCATAAACCCATTATATATATGTATACCCCTTCCCCCTCGGGGTATTTCACTTTTGTTCACTTTTTGAAATTCTTGGAGGTATTTCTTATGAATCTAAAAAGAGCATTCTTTGGAAATGGTCGAGACGTAGCTCGAAAAAATGGTTGGGAATTAACTGAAAAATCATTAGAACGTAGCTATGCAGATGGTGGTAAAGAGTGTTTAATCACTGGACCGCCTGGGACTGGTAAATCAACATTAATGTTAAGATTTGCTATGCAACTAATGAATAATGAATATGTAATATGGAGAGGTAGAGACACAGAATCATATCATTATATAGAAAATTGGGAAGAAAAGGTTTTAATTCATCATCATATCAATGATGAAGTGGATATTTTTAAAATTACCGAAGATTCACGGGTTAAATCCGATTTAAGAAAAAAATCTTACAAAGATATTAAACATTTAGTATCTAATTTTGAAAAAGGCGTTTTAAATGTCGTATACACACCTACAACTTATAAGGTGTCTCCAAAATTAATTGAAACTATCGAATCAACCAATACTCTTATATTTTCCGATAAAGAAAAAAATACTAAAAATAATAACTTATTTTGGTTTGAATTCTTTGATTATTATCTTACTTTGGATTATGCAAAATGGACGAGCATATTTATAGATGAAGCGGACGATTTATTCCCTGCTACATTTAAAGGTATTGCATATAGGATATTAGAGCGATTTACCACCAATTTTAAAGACTATAGAAAATCTTGGATATCTCTTTATTGCGGAGTCCACAACTCTTTTGACTTAGATTATCACATTGTAGGTAAATTTCAATATTATATATATTTAAAAGCTGCTTCTGTTCCGAATTCCCGTGATATAGATAAATCAGTTATTAAAAGATTGAAAAAAGGAGAGTATCTTATTGAAAATGGTAATTTTGGATTTCAAAGCTTTAAAAAATTAAAAGTAAGGGATTATTTGATACGTGCAAGTATAAAAACTATTAAACATCCTGAAGAAGAACAAGAAGAATCTAAAATACCCATTTCTTCAAATCATGGCTTTAAAGACAAAGTTATTGCAAAATACTATCAAGATAAAGATAGTACTCAATGTTTAGCCTATTTACAGCAAATATATGCCAATAACGAAATAACAAAACGTTATTACTATAAATTAATACGGGAATTCTTTGAATTTTTAAAAAAGGAGTATGATATAGATACTTCATTAAAAGAACTTCACACTTGTTATGAAAATAAATTAATTACTACAAAATATATGTTAAATTTAAAAACTAAAATACTTGTAAATTAGTTCACAAATGTTCAAAAAAGTACGCATTAAACAGTATTTTATATTACAACAAGAATACTTCTTATTATATAATAATATAAAATAATTAATAATTATCAAAAAAAAATAAAGGGGTAAAAAAATGTTAGGTAAGCTTCAAAAATTAGAAGAAGAAGGAAATTTAAGTTATAAACAAATTGCAGAATATGCAAAACTTATCGCAACTGCTAAGTGTGACGGTTGGGTTCAATCTCAAGTCAATGCAATTGCAGGCGTTATTATAATGCTTTTCATCGTGATTGGTATTTTGGGACAAATCTCACCAATTATGATGCAAATGATAAACAGTACTTCACCATTGTATGGTGCAGCAACAATGTTAACCAATTTAACAGGAAGTACATTTAACTTACTTGTAATTATTCCAATGGTATTAGGTGCAGGTATTTTGCTTCAATCTCTTGGTTTCTTCGGCGGTGGAAGACAACAAGGCGGTGGGATGTAAAAAATCATATTTTAAAAATATACCATCTCAATTCTTTTTTTTTAACTATTTTTCACAAAATTAATCAATTAATCTTATAGGTGGTTTGATGGATTTTATAACTGCTGAATTTTTGACAATTATTATATTATTAATCATATCTTATTTTAACTTAGATTGTGCAAAGTATCAGATATTAGCTTTGTTTACATCTTGCAGTAGTTTAATACTAAGTTATATGTTAATGTCTTCTAATTTGTGGTATGTTGATACCATTGCTATAATTTTGGGCTTTTTATCATTAATTGCTGTAATATGTAATTTCTTAATGCTTTTAGAAGATATTAAAATGGACCGACTTAAAAAGAGGCGAGTATAATGCAATACAAGGAAGAATTATCGCCTGAAGAATTACATAGGCTAATAATTATGAAATATCAAAATCAAGAAGAAAATGACGAACCTGAAGAATATTATGAAGAAGAACCTACCGAAGATGAAAATCGACATGAATACTATGATGACTTTTTTGAAGGCAATGAACAACCAATTCAACAAACACCAATTTCTCAAAATGTAAAAAATGATGTTTTAGATATTATTTCACGAAGCACGTCGGAAGAGGATTTGCTTTTGAGTGTAGGTGCAACATTAGGTAATATTTCAGAATGGGAAAAAGAGATTATCATTGCTGAAACTAAATTAAAACGGTATATTCATAAAAATGTAGGTTTACCATCTTGTGCAATTAGTTCAAAATCTGTATTATATGAATCTGAACGAGAAAATTACTTAAGAATACATTTAAGCGATTCAATCGGTGCAAAATTACAAAATAACGTATTTAGGAATTATAACATTGCTAAATATGAAGTAGATGATGAAGAACCTACACCAAACAGGTCATTTATTAATAGAATATTCAAAAAATAAAGGTGATTAAATGGATTTAGTATCATTGGGATTGTATGGTGGGATAACTTGTATAACATTATATTTTGCTTGGTTTTGGTTAAAATATAGGTCTTTTGTGCCTGCTCAACTAAAAACAATCGTTTCAGCTTTTACAAAGCGTATGAGAAACCCAAATATAGTTATTGTAGAACATATTAGTGAAGATATGATATGTTTGGGTAATAGAGATACTGCAGGCGTTGAAGTAATGATTGCAGGAAAAAGAACACATATTTTAAACTCAAATTTAAAATGGTACAGACGATTTGGGATGCCCTGTGTAAAAATAACACTAAATTCAGGTATTGCAAATGACTCCGAAACCTCAAGACAGTTGAAAATATTAGATGATATGCTTGGAAGAGCTAAATTTAACACATTCATGGGCATGTTAAAAGAATACTTTGAATTATCTTCAAGGGAATACAAAACAGACCCGGAACAAAAAAGAATGGATTATTTATATCAAAAAATAAACGAAGTTAAAAATCGTTATAGTCATTATGTAGATTTTGGAATAGTTGAAAATAGTTCACAGAATGCCTTAGAACCTTTTGTAGCTCAATCACCGATTTTAGAATTTGAAAAGCTTAAAAAACTATGTAATGAATCAGAATTTAATTATTATATTAGTATATTTTCAGAATATGCGATAATATTAAATCAACCAAATACTCAAAAAGATAAAATCAAATTAAAATTAAAGGAATTTGTAAACTCTAAGGCTTATAATCAGCTAATAGATAGAGCCAATAATAATGAACTTCTTTTTAATAAATTAAATAAAATTAAAAGTAATTTAGATTACAATGAAATTAGAGAATTAAGACTAAATGACTTAAAAAAACAATTACTTTCTTTTAAATCAAGATTTCCAACAATTAACTTTGCTATTTTAGAAAATCAAGTTGCGGGCGATACTGTTTCATTCTGGACTCCTGTAGATTATGGAGCTGTTGAACAATATGCAATGGGCGTAAGCTCCCAAGCCATAGATGCAAATGTTGACCACATTGTAAGCTTAAAAAACTGCAATAGTAACCAGTTGATAAATGGGACTACATTACAGCTTATTTTAATACTTGCGATTATCGGAATTATTGCAATATCTGTTTTAAGTTCAGGTTCTGACCCGACTGCGATTGCATCACAAGTAATGCAACAGATGAACGGTGTAAATACTCAAAATGTAGCTAATGCAACTCAAACAGTTGTACAAAATACTACAATTTTAAAACCATAATCTTTTTTCTTTTTAATTTATTATCAAACGGTGATTACTTGGCACGAACTAAAAAAGGTAAATCTAATGAAGAATATATTCCAGATAAAGAAGATAAAAAGAAACTATTAAGGATATTTCACAGTATGTCTGTAGATAATCAACACAAGGATTTGCTAACCACTAAAAGGGTTATTAAAAAAGGAAATAGAAAACAGCTTGATGAATGGAAAAATAATCCGAAAGCGTATGA includes:
- a CDS encoding ATP-binding protein, with the translated sequence MNLKRAFFGNGRDVARKNGWELTEKSLERSYADGGKECLITGPPGTGKSTLMLRFAMQLMNNEYVIWRGRDTESYHYIENWEEKVLIHHHINDEVDIFKITEDSRVKSDLRKKSYKDIKHLVSNFEKGVLNVVYTPTTYKVSPKLIETIESTNTLIFSDKEKNTKNNNLFWFEFFDYYLTLDYAKWTSIFIDEADDLFPATFKGIAYRILERFTTNFKDYRKSWISLYCGVHNSFDLDYHIVGKFQYYIYLKAASVPNSRDIDKSVIKRLKKGEYLIENGNFGFQSFKKLKVRDYLIRASIKTIKHPEEEQEESKIPISSNHGFKDKVIAKYYQDKDSTQCLAYLQQIYANNEITKRYYYKLIREFFEFLKKEYDIDTSLKELHTCYENKLITTKYMLNLKTKILVN